A single region of the Parasphingorhabdus litoris DSM 22379 genome encodes:
- the ubiB gene encoding 2-polyprenylphenol 6-hydroxylase, producing MTSSRTHIFRLLKWGRTLAKYRALEDLEKHKTTPPMLRRLFRLARLVTVQSKTTDYSAAFQSIGPAAIKLGQTLATRPDIIGEEAARDLLQLQDNLPPVSFDKIQDEIEGSLGKPIEELYSHIHPEPVGAASIAQVHRATTVDGKEVAVKVLRPGIIKKFTADIETYEWAAAHLEAMGGEAKRLRPQLVIANFRRWTMRELDLRREAASASELDEHMANVEQFEIPKIDWDRTSGRVLTLDWVDGIKISRRDDLIAAGHDLNDIANRLVHTFLKQAIEAGYFHADMHQGNLFVKADGTIVAIDFGIMGRINKKARFWLAEILYGLTTGNYKRVAEIHFEAQYVPDHHSMEDFATALRAVGEPMRGKPVSELSVGDMLDGLFAITRDFDMETQPHLLLLQKTMVMVEGIATDLNPSINMWDASGPYVKNWIRGELGPEAAIADRINSDMDTLMMLPDIVRRLDQQLPRQGGAPPPPPVADVELIWERSKPGHSGGFWRYALTAVIAASAGAGALWMWGQSWL from the coding sequence ATGACATCATCCAGAACCCATATCTTCCGCCTGCTCAAATGGGGCCGCACGCTCGCCAAATATCGAGCGCTGGAGGACTTAGAAAAGCACAAGACTACGCCACCGATGCTACGACGCCTATTTCGCTTGGCGCGGCTGGTCACTGTCCAATCAAAAACAACCGATTATTCTGCGGCATTTCAGTCTATCGGTCCTGCGGCGATCAAACTGGGTCAAACATTGGCAACCCGGCCTGACATTATCGGCGAAGAAGCCGCGCGCGACCTACTGCAATTACAAGATAATCTGCCGCCGGTTTCCTTTGATAAGATCCAGGATGAAATAGAAGGCAGTTTGGGAAAGCCGATTGAAGAGCTTTATAGTCACATTCATCCTGAACCGGTAGGCGCAGCTTCCATTGCACAGGTTCACCGGGCGACCACCGTTGATGGCAAAGAAGTCGCGGTCAAAGTGCTGCGACCGGGCATTATCAAGAAATTTACGGCCGACATTGAAACCTATGAATGGGCTGCGGCTCACCTGGAAGCAATGGGCGGTGAAGCGAAACGGTTGCGTCCACAGCTGGTCATTGCCAATTTCCGCCGCTGGACCATGCGCGAATTGGATCTCCGCCGCGAAGCTGCATCGGCTTCAGAGCTTGATGAACATATGGCCAATGTCGAGCAGTTTGAAATCCCTAAGATAGACTGGGACCGGACATCGGGCCGGGTGCTGACGCTTGATTGGGTCGATGGCATAAAAATTTCGCGCCGCGATGATCTGATCGCGGCTGGTCATGATTTGAATGATATTGCCAACCGGCTGGTTCACACGTTCCTGAAACAGGCGATTGAGGCGGGCTATTTCCACGCGGATATGCATCAGGGCAATTTGTTCGTGAAAGCCGATGGTACCATTGTTGCCATCGATTTTGGCATCATGGGCCGAATCAACAAGAAAGCGCGTTTCTGGCTCGCGGAGATTTTATACGGTCTGACCACCGGCAATTATAAGCGCGTCGCGGAAATCCACTTTGAAGCGCAATATGTGCCCGACCATCATAGCATGGAGGATTTCGCGACAGCGTTACGCGCCGTCGGCGAACCGATGCGCGGCAAGCCGGTGAGCGAGCTTTCGGTCGGTGATATGCTCGATGGCTTATTCGCCATCACCCGCGATTTCGACATGGAAACCCAGCCGCATTTGCTGTTGCTGCAGAAGACCATGGTAATGGTCGAAGGGATCGCAACCGATCTTAATCCCAGCATCAATATGTGGGACGCCAGCGGACCTTATGTGAAAAACTGGATCCGGGGTGAATTGGGGCCGGAAGCGGCCATAGCCGACCGGATTAATTCTGACATGGATACGCTGATGATGCTGCCCGACATTGTGCGGCGGCTCGATCAACAGCTTCCGCGCCAAGGCGGCGCTCCGCCGCCACCGCCTGTGGCTGATGTGGAACTAATCTGGGAGCGCAGCAAGCCAGGGCATAGTGGCGGATTTTGGCGTTATGCCTTAACCGCTGTTATAGCCGCATCAGCGGGCGCAGGGGCGCTGTGGATGTGGGGACAAAGCTGGCTATGA
- a CDS encoding bifunctional phosphopantothenoylcysteine decarboxylase/phosphopantothenate synthase, protein MTKPKHILLIIGGGIAAYKASELIRLIRKAGMTVRCVLTESGGQFVTPMTLAALSENEVHTTLWSLKDETEMGHIQLSREADLVVICPATANLMAKMAGGVADDLATTLLLATDTQVLAVPAMNVRMWDHPATQRNIEQLRSDGVIVMPPDEGDMACGEFGPGRLPEPPAVMEEIMRHLSGDTESPTLIGENELGHNPLEGQPAFAPDQHRPLHGKHVLITAGPTREPIDPVRYIANRSSGRQGFAIAAAAAEAGAQVTLVAGPVHLPTPAGVMRVDVETALEMEAAVHDALPSDIAIMVAAVADWRADARAEQKIKKQKGDAPAPLALVENPDILAGLARHEKRPGLLIGFAAETEKIEEHARAKLAKKGCDWIVANDVSGDVMGGSDNSVHIVTANGTEIWERLPKPEVARRLVQKIIEEI, encoded by the coding sequence ATGACAAAACCCAAACATATCCTTCTGATTATCGGCGGTGGAATCGCCGCCTATAAGGCCAGTGAATTAATCCGCCTGATCCGTAAAGCGGGCATGACGGTCCGCTGTGTTTTGACCGAATCGGGCGGGCAATTTGTTACGCCGATGACGTTGGCAGCGCTTTCCGAGAATGAAGTACACACTACGCTCTGGTCTTTGAAAGACGAGACGGAAATGGGCCATATTCAATTGTCTCGCGAAGCGGATTTGGTGGTGATCTGTCCAGCGACAGCCAATTTAATGGCCAAAATGGCGGGGGGTGTTGCCGATGACTTGGCGACAACCTTATTGCTCGCAACCGATACGCAGGTGCTGGCCGTGCCCGCTATGAACGTGCGCATGTGGGACCATCCGGCAACCCAGCGCAACATCGAACAACTGCGCTCTGATGGCGTAATTGTAATGCCGCCGGATGAAGGCGATATGGCTTGCGGCGAGTTCGGCCCAGGCCGATTGCCCGAACCACCAGCGGTGATGGAAGAGATCATGCGCCATCTTAGTGGAGATACTGAGTCACCGACGCTGATCGGCGAAAATGAACTTGGTCATAATCCACTGGAAGGGCAGCCAGCTTTTGCGCCCGACCAACATCGTCCGCTCCACGGCAAACATGTTTTGATAACCGCTGGCCCGACGCGCGAGCCGATTGACCCTGTGCGCTATATCGCCAACCGATCGTCCGGGCGTCAGGGTTTTGCCATTGCCGCTGCTGCAGCTGAAGCAGGCGCACAGGTCACATTGGTGGCTGGGCCGGTTCATCTGCCGACGCCCGCCGGAGTGATGCGGGTTGATGTCGAGACAGCCTTAGAAATGGAAGCGGCTGTGCACGACGCCTTGCCCTCGGATATTGCGATCATGGTAGCCGCTGTCGCCGACTGGCGCGCAGACGCGCGTGCGGAACAGAAAATCAAGAAGCAAAAGGGCGATGCACCTGCTCCTCTCGCATTGGTTGAGAATCCGGATATATTGGCGGGCCTTGCAAGGCATGAAAAACGTCCAGGCTTATTGATAGGGTTTGCCGCCGAAACCGAAAAGATCGAAGAGCATGCTCGCGCAAAATTGGCCAAAAAAGGATGCGATTGGATTGTTGCCAATGATGTATCCGGCGATGTGATGGGCGGCTCGGATAATAGCGTACATATTGTTACCGCCAATGGCACCGAAATTTGGGAACGACTTCCCAAACCTGAAGTCGCCCGGAGGCTGGTACAAAAAATCATTGAAGAGATTTGA
- the dut gene encoding dUTP diphosphatase, producing MFEPIEIAVKRLDGAGDLPLPSYETSGSAGMDVRAAEAATIAPGKRGLIGTGFAFAIPQGYEVQVRPRSGLALKKGISVLNTPGTIDSDYRGEIKVILANLGDEDFVVERGDRIAQIVVAPVQRGNLVEVEILDNTARGTGGFGSTGV from the coding sequence ATGTTTGAACCGATAGAGATAGCCGTGAAGCGGCTGGATGGTGCCGGCGATTTACCTTTGCCCAGTTACGAAACAAGCGGCTCCGCCGGCATGGATGTCCGCGCAGCTGAAGCAGCCACTATCGCCCCCGGCAAGCGAGGCTTGATCGGCACTGGATTCGCCTTCGCTATACCGCAAGGCTATGAGGTACAGGTGCGGCCGCGTTCTGGCTTGGCTTTGAAAAAGGGTATATCTGTTCTCAATACCCCTGGAACGATCGATAGCGACTATCGCGGAGAGATAAAGGTGATCCTTGCCAATTTGGGCGACGAAGACTTTGTTGTCGAACGTGGTGACCGGATTGCGCAGATTGTCGTCGCCCCAGTCCAACGCGGGAATCTTGTGGAAGTCGAAATACTTGATAATACTGCACGCGGTACTGGTGGTTTCGGTTCCACCGGTGTATAG